From one Candidatus Rokuibacteriota bacterium genomic stretch:
- a CDS encoding GAF domain-containing protein produces MMRRARKAGRGPTTVETPDLLHHGSPTDAQPVLSAIAKTAAKLCDANDALIFSVEGDCYRLLTKYGRVRTESVIDETFPLRRGRIVGRAVLDRRMVHIRDLAIAVRHDFKEMAPAQRADGVRTVVATPLLINGVAVGAILIRRTTVRPFTAKQIALLKTFADQAAIAIENARLSQELQARNRDLTEALEQQTATSEILRVISSSSTELQPVLDAIAENAARVCGANDAEVFRLEDDMLKPVAKYGSIIAQVPQAINRRSVSGRAVVDKQTIHVHDLAAEVDTEYPEVKDLQRRLGHHTVLVSPLLREGTPIGVIVIRRLEVHPFTDKQIALLKTFANQAVIAIENVRLFNETKEALEQQTATSEILNVISRSTLDVTPVFQAVVEKAVQLCGADNASILRREGDVYCYVANAGDFVDQDTFMSYWGTIALRPGRGSLTGRVALERRSVQIEDIDTDPEYEREYAAHKLPGSKTHLGVPLLKDSEPVGLIIARRFAVRPFTDKQIKLLETFAAQAVIAIENARLFQELEARNRELTEALEQQTATAEILRVISSSPTDLQPVLDVIAQNAAQVCGAYDAAVFLREDDATRLVAHYGPIPYRQEVRPLVRGRTLGRAILDARPVHVHDLLEAEDFPEGREFARRMGFRTTLAVPLMREGVAIGGIGLRRTEVQPFTQKQIALLQTFADQAVIAIENVRLFQELQARTRELARSVEELKALGEVGQAVSSTLDLETVLTSIVNRADQLCGTDGGAVYEYDESMRAFHLCVTQKLEEELVEAFRATPIRLGEGAVGRAGMARQPVQIPDILQAGAYEERLRPIAERAGFRALLAVPLQREDKLIGALVVRRRLPGEFPKETVDLLQRFATQSVLAIENARLFREIEEKSQQLELASRHKSQFLANMSHELRTPLNAILGYTELILDSIYGEVSEKVREVLERLDKSGRHLLGLINDVLDLSKIEAGQLALALAQYSMKDVVQTVVTQMEALAAEKRLALKISVPQGLPPGRGDERRITQVLLNLVGNAIKFTEAGEVRVQATLADAAFLVSVADSGPGIAPADQARIFEEFQQADSAPTRRKSGTGLGLAIAKRIVELHGGRIWVESALGQGSTFRFTLPVRVEHQKERV; encoded by the coding sequence ATGATGCGGCGCGCGCGCAAGGCAGGCCGGGGCCCGACCACTGTTGAGACACCCGACCTCCTCCACCACGGCTCGCCGACGGACGCGCAGCCGGTGTTGAGCGCGATCGCCAAAACTGCCGCGAAGCTCTGCGATGCGAACGACGCGCTAATCTTCAGCGTCGAGGGCGACTGTTACCGGCTTCTCACGAAGTACGGGCGCGTGCGGACCGAGAGCGTGATCGATGAGACATTTCCACTCCGCCGCGGGCGCATCGTCGGGCGCGCCGTGCTCGATCGGCGGATGGTTCACATCCGAGACCTGGCGATCGCGGTTCGGCACGACTTCAAGGAGATGGCGCCCGCCCAACGGGCGGACGGGGTGAGGACAGTCGTTGCGACCCCCTTGCTGATCAATGGCGTAGCCGTGGGTGCCATCCTGATCCGCCGCACCACCGTACGTCCCTTCACCGCCAAACAGATCGCCCTGCTCAAAACCTTCGCCGACCAGGCCGCCATCGCCATCGAGAACGCCCGCCTGTCGCAGGAGCTCCAGGCCCGCAACCGCGACCTCACCGAGGCCCTTGAGCAGCAGACGGCCACGAGCGAGATCCTCCGCGTCATCAGCAGCTCGTCGACAGAGCTTCAGCCCGTGCTCGATGCCATCGCTGAGAATGCGGCGCGGGTATGCGGTGCGAACGACGCTGAGGTTTTTCGTCTCGAAGACGACATGCTGAAGCCCGTCGCAAAGTATGGCAGCATCATCGCCCAGGTGCCCCAGGCGATCAATCGCAGATCGGTGAGCGGCCGCGCTGTCGTTGACAAGCAAACCATCCACGTTCACGACCTCGCGGCGGAGGTCGATACCGAGTATCCCGAGGTTAAGGATCTTCAAAGACGCCTCGGTCATCATACGGTCCTCGTGTCGCCACTTCTGAGAGAGGGCACCCCCATCGGCGTCATCGTCATTCGACGCTTGGAGGTTCACCCATTTACAGACAAGCAGATCGCGCTCCTCAAGACTTTCGCCAACCAGGCCGTCATCGCCATCGAGAACGTCCGCCTGTTCAACGAGACGAAGGAGGCGCTCGAACAGCAGACCGCGACGAGCGAGATTCTGAATGTCATCAGCCGCTCGACCCTCGACGTCACCCCGGTGTTCCAGGCAGTCGTCGAGAAGGCGGTCCAGCTCTGCGGCGCCGACAATGCCTCGATCCTCAGACGCGAGGGTGACGTCTACTGCTACGTTGCGAACGCGGGAGACTTCGTCGACCAGGACACCTTCATGTCCTACTGGGGCACCATCGCCCTGCGTCCCGGGCGCGGGTCACTGACGGGACGGGTAGCGCTGGAGCGCCGCAGCGTCCAGATCGAGGACATCGACACGGATCCGGAGTACGAACGCGAATACGCCGCGCACAAGCTGCCCGGCTCGAAGACTCACCTGGGCGTCCCGCTGCTGAAGGACAGTGAACCGGTTGGCCTGATCATCGCGCGGCGCTTCGCCGTCCGACCCTTCACCGACAAGCAGATCAAGCTCCTCGAGACCTTCGCAGCGCAGGCGGTGATCGCCATCGAGAACGCGCGCCTGTTCCAGGAGCTGGAGGCCCGCAACCGCGAGCTCACCGAGGCCCTGGAGCAGCAGACCGCCACTGCTGAAATCCTCCGGGTCATCTCGAGCTCACCGACGGACCTCCAGCCAGTCCTGGACGTCATTGCACAGAACGCGGCGCAAGTGTGCGGCGCGTATGACGCTGCAGTGTTCCTTCGGGAGGATGACGCCACGCGCCTTGTCGCGCACTACGGACCGATCCCGTACCGGCAGGAGGTGCGTCCACTCGTTCGGGGCCGAACTCTGGGGCGCGCGATCCTTGACGCTCGGCCGGTGCATGTCCACGACCTCTTGGAGGCCGAGGACTTCCCAGAAGGCAGAGAGTTCGCTCGGCGGATGGGGTTCCGCACTACGCTCGCCGTGCCGCTCATGCGGGAAGGCGTCGCCATCGGCGGGATCGGTCTCCGCCGTACGGAGGTCCAGCCGTTCACCCAGAAACAGATCGCCCTCCTCCAGACCTTTGCCGACCAGGCCGTCATCGCCATCGAGAACGTCCGCCTCTTCCAAGAGCTCCAGGCCCGGACGCGTGAGCTAGCCCGATCGGTGGAGGAGCTGAAGGCCCTGGGCGAGGTGGGCCAGGCCGTGAGCTCCACCCTGGACCTCGAGACCGTGCTTACGAGCATCGTCAACCGCGCCGATCAGCTCTGCGGCACGGACGGCGGCGCGGTCTACGAGTACGACGAATCCATGCGCGCATTTCACCTGTGCGTGACCCAGAAGCTCGAGGAGGAGTTGGTCGAGGCTTTCCGGGCCACGCCGATTCGCCTGGGGGAAGGCGCGGTCGGGCGAGCGGGCATGGCCCGCCAGCCGGTTCAGATCCCCGACATCCTGCAAGCGGGCGCCTACGAGGAACGACTTCGCCCGATTGCCGAGCGCGCGGGGTTCAGGGCGTTGCTCGCCGTGCCCCTCCAACGCGAAGACAAGCTCATCGGCGCGCTGGTCGTCCGCCGCAGGCTGCCGGGCGAGTTTCCGAAAGAAACGGTAGATCTCCTCCAGCGGTTTGCGACCCAGTCGGTCCTGGCCATCGAGAACGCCCGCCTCTTCCGCGAGATCGAGGAGAAGAGCCAGCAGCTCGAGCTCGCCAGCCGCCACAAGTCCCAGTTCCTCGCCAACATGTCCCACGAGCTCCGCACCCCCCTCAACGCCATCCTCGGCTACACCGAGCTCATCCTGGACAGCATCTATGGCGAGGTGTCCGAGAAGGTCCGGGAGGTCCTGGAGCGCCTGGACAAGAGCGGCCGCCACCTCCTCGGCCTCATCAACGATGTCCTCGACCTCTCCAAGATCGAGGCCGGCCAGCTCGCCCTCGCGCTCGCCCAGTACTCGATGAAGGACGTTGTCCAGACCGTCGTCACCCAGATGGAGGCCCTGGCGGCCGAGAAGAGGCTCGCCCTCAAGATCTCCGTCCCCCAGGGCCTGCCCCCCGGCCGCGGCGACGAGCGCCGGATCACCCAGGTGCTCCTGAACCTGGTCGGCAATGCGATCAAGTTCACCGAGGCCGGCGAGGTCCGGGTCCAGGCCACGCTGGCCGACGCCGCCTTCCTGGTCTCCGTCGCCGACTCCGGCCCCGGCATTGCCCCCGCCGATCAGGCGAGGATCTTCGAGGAGTTCCAGCAAGCCGACAGTGCCCCGACCCGGCGCAAGAGCGGCACCGGTCTCGGCCTCGCCATCGCCAAGCGCATCGTCGAGCTGCACGGAGGTCGCATCTGGGTCGAGTCCGCCCTGGGTCAGGGCTCGACCTTCCGCTTCACTCTCCCGGTGCGCGTGGAGCATCAGAAGGAGCGAGTATGA
- a CDS encoding response regulator, whose protein sequence is MSKRILVVEDQEDNRRIVRDLLMSAGYETIEAATGEEGIALAEAHRPDLILMDIQLPGLDGYEAARRIKANPALRGIPVIAVTSYALSGDEARALEAGCDAYVAKPFSPRELLSRIREFLP, encoded by the coding sequence ATGAGCAAGCGCATCCTGGTCGTCGAGGACCAGGAGGACAACCGACGCATCGTGCGCGACCTCCTCATGAGTGCCGGCTACGAGACAATCGAAGCCGCCACCGGCGAGGAGGGCATCGCCCTGGCCGAGGCGCACCGCCCCGATCTGATCCTCATGGACATCCAGCTCCCCGGCCTCGACGGCTATGAGGCCGCCCGCCGCATCAAGGCCAACCCGGCGCTCCGCGGGATCCCGGTCATCGCCGTGACCTCGTACGCGCTGAGCGGGGACGAGGCCAGGGCTTTGGAGGCCGGCTGCGACGCCTACGTCGCCAAACCCTTCAGTCCGCGCGAACTGCTGTCGAGGATCCGCGAGTTCCTGCCGTAG
- a CDS encoding transporter, with the protein MRKTVVVPILLGAVLLSGSPGSAKDLRDLIRGLYGGDGIFVATDPRANHTAHFSIGSAASINRLNELLAAQLGVFPFSSSVGGFTFAFEKELGTFVRTTETLGPLFAERAPTLGQGKLNLHASYTFFEYDKFAGKSLDGLQVVARHDPNVIGFPDVREQFERDILLIDLDLDIRVQIFALAATYGITDRLDAGILLPITSIDMDVRSRARIVQSPQNTLFPGVHTFVGGPESPDDQAFESATGVGDIVLRTKYHLLKRNELDLAAAVLAKLNTGDEKNFLGTGTTTLRPFLVASRTFAGWFTPHLNAGYEFDLDRDERSSVEYAVGFDVGTQRLSVAGDVLGSHRPDGTGIGDNIVTGSLGVKWNPWKQLLLLLNLQVPLNQESGLRSKLITTFGVEYSF; encoded by the coding sequence ATGAGGAAAACCGTGGTGGTGCCTATCCTGCTGGGGGCGGTGCTCCTGTCAGGGAGCCCCGGCTCAGCCAAGGACTTGCGGGACCTGATCCGCGGGCTGTACGGCGGCGACGGGATCTTCGTCGCCACCGATCCCCGCGCCAACCATACCGCACACTTCTCCATCGGCTCCGCCGCCAGCATCAATCGGCTGAACGAGCTGCTCGCCGCCCAGCTCGGCGTCTTCCCGTTCAGCTCCTCGGTGGGAGGTTTCACCTTCGCGTTCGAAAAGGAACTCGGCACGTTCGTGCGCACCACCGAGACGCTGGGTCCGCTGTTCGCGGAACGCGCGCCGACGCTCGGGCAGGGGAAGCTCAACCTGCATGCCTCCTACACCTTCTTCGAGTACGACAAGTTCGCCGGAAAGAGCCTGGACGGGCTGCAAGTGGTGGCCCGGCATGACCCCAACGTCATCGGGTTCCCTGATGTCCGCGAGCAGTTCGAGCGGGACATCCTGCTCATCGATCTCGATCTGGACATCCGGGTCCAGATCTTTGCCCTGGCGGCGACCTACGGGATCACCGACCGCCTCGATGCCGGCATCCTGCTCCCCATCACCAGCATCGACATGGATGTCAGGAGCAGAGCGCGCATCGTCCAGTCACCGCAAAACACCCTCTTCCCGGGCGTCCACACGTTCGTCGGCGGCCCGGAGAGCCCGGACGACCAAGCCTTCGAGAGCGCTACCGGCGTGGGTGACATCGTGCTGCGAACCAAATACCACCTTCTCAAGCGCAACGAGCTTGATCTCGCCGCCGCCGTCCTCGCCAAGCTGAACACGGGCGACGAAAAGAACTTCCTCGGGACCGGGACGACGACCCTGAGACCGTTCCTCGTCGCGTCGCGGACATTTGCCGGTTGGTTTACGCCGCACCTCAACGCCGGCTACGAGTTTGATCTGGACCGGGACGAGCGGAGCAGCGTGGAGTACGCCGTCGGGTTCGATGTCGGCACCCAGCGGCTCAGCGTGGCCGGCGACGTGCTCGGCAGTCACCGCCCAGACGGCACCGGGATCGGGGACAACATCGTCACCGGGTCTCTTGGGGTAAAATGGAACCCGTGGAAGCAGCTTTTGCTCCTGCTGAACCTCCAGGTGCCCCTGAATCAGGAATCCGGATTGCGGTCGAAGCTCATCACGACCTTCGGCGTGGAGTATAGCTTTTAA